From a region of the Impatiens glandulifera chromosome 4, dImpGla2.1, whole genome shotgun sequence genome:
- the LOC124935175 gene encoding homeobox-leucine zipper protein MERISTEM L1-like, producing MSRDFSKKDNRKWGSHKTCWTSMNALETSTISNLLIQGHEEVQKEATSYYKGLIIAKLSNEGLNARLGVLQQNVLRTIDNEDDVKLIERVSQEEIRNALFTMKGALPKSSFLFSSTLPSPDIPSWFSVAKVSNIVSGSRNMWTSPNNNYMVQGQSSRMGSEQNQIRATIVMPGQGGSMSRAWMNHPYHHHHHVHQQQHQQTPQQQLFPGDKIGRSMIWQIAMISMEEVVKMAEMGEPLWIPNRSDCGIGFKLNEDEYFRIFPIGFGPRPGSLYCESSRHSTTLNISSHSLLDIFMSQANWKSFFSAIVSKATCLEILSSGLSPGNYNGALQVISIETHAQTSFVPIRDNVLARYCRQVGEKKWAVMDVSLDIFREFHLVKSRKRPSGCIIEDTPNGFTNVTWIEHVEAQHVTGVHPIYKALVRSGLAFGAKRWLGILQSQTDRLFSVMSNTLPFSDITVAMSSESKRSHTWLSERMVGIFNTGVSVATGNVWNIIPYIGPNKVRVLMIRNTDIPGRPVGVILVATYSFWLNVPPITWDVLTSSEQPLKEISRIVIGRDSSSSVSVLRLNPEVLVLQEENWDPMGAYIVYAPVDSTAVNLTLVGGDSNYVTMLPTGFMIGPDGLGNGSDGAGSLVTLSIQILVDSNPNIVVEQPSVDTLTNLLNNTGYSLMIALMNQ from the exons ATGTCACGAGATTTTTCCAAGAAAGATAACCGGAAATGGGGATCACACAAGACATGTTGGACTTCAATGAATGCATTGGAGACATCAACTATATCGAACCTTCTAATTCAG GGACATGAAGAAGTTCAAAAGGAAGCTACCAGTTATTATAAGGGTCTTATTATAGCAAAACTGAGTAATGAAGGACTCAATGCCAGACTTGGGGTGTTGCAACAAAATGTTCTAAGAACAATCGACAATGAGGATGATGTTAAGTTGATAGAAAGGGTCAGTCAAGAAGAGATTAGGAATGCTCTGTTTACGATGAAAGGAG CTTTACCTAAATCTTCTTTCCTCTTCTCATCTACACTTCCATCCCCTGATATTCCATCTTGGTTTTCG GTTGCTAAAGTTTCTAATATAGTTTCCGG AAGTAGGAACATGTGGACTAGTCCTAACAACAATTACATGGTCCAAGGGCAGTCTTCAAGAATGGGATCAGAACAAAACCAGATAAGAGCAACAATAGTGATGCCGGGACAAGGTGGTAGCATGTCTAGGGCCTGGATGAATCATCcgtatcatcatcatcatcatgttcATCAGCAGCAGCACCAGCAGACACCACAGCAGCAGTTGTTTCCAGGGGATAAAATAGGCAGGAGTATGATTTGGCAGATTGCAATGATATCCATGGAAGAGGTTGTTAAAATGGCCGAGATGGGGGAACCTCTGTGGATCCCAAATCGTTCTGATTGCGGTATCGGGTTCAAGTTGAATGAGGATGAGTATTTTCGGATTTTCCCCATAGGATTTGGACCTCGCCCTGGAAGTCTTTACTGCGAGTCCTCTCGCCACTCCACCACCCTTAATATTAGTTCTCATTCTCTTCTGGATATTTTCATGAGTCAG GCTAATTGGAAGAGCTTCTTCAGTGCCATTGTGTCAAAAGCGACGTGTTTGGAAATCTTGTCGAGTGGATTGTCTCCAGGAAATTATAATGGTGCATTGCAAGTG ATCTCTATAGAGACGCATGCGCAGACTTCTTTTGTTCCTATCCGTGACAACGTGTTGGCAAGGTACTGCAGGCAAGTGGGTGAAAAGAAGTGGGCAGTGATGGACGTTTCTCTTGACATATTTCGGGAATTCCATCTAGTGAAATCGAGGAAAAGGCCTTCCGGGTGCATAATTGAAGATACGCCCAATGGATTCACAAACGTGACATGGATAGAGCACGTTGAAGCACAACACGTGACTGGTGTTCATCCAATCTACAAGGCTCTGGTCAGATCCGGGTTAGCTTTTGGCGCCAAACGTTGGCTTGGTATTCTCCAGAGCCAAACCGATCGTCTCTTTAGTGTCATGTCCAACACCCTGCCCTTTTCTGATATCACCGTGGCGATGAGTTCGGAAAGTAAAAGGAGCCATACTTGGTTGTCTGAGAGGATGGTAGGGATCTTTAATACGGGAGTAAGTGTGGCGACAGGGAATGTTTGGAATATAATTCCATACATTGGCCCAAATAAAGTTAGAGTTCTCATGATCAGGAACACGGATATTCCCGGTCGTCCTGTAGGGGTCATCCTTGTCGCTACATATTCCTTTTGGCTCAATGTCCCGCCCATCACT TGGGATGTTCTTACATCTTCTGAACAACCACTTAAAGAAATCTCCCGCATTGTGATTGGCCGAGATTCTTCTAGCAGCGTATCTGTGCTACGACTTAAT CCTGAAGTACTGGTCCTGCAAGAGGAAAATTGGGATCCAATGGGAGCATACATTGTATATGCCCCGGTTGACAGCACGGCGGTGAACCTGACTTTGGTCGGAGGGGATTCCAACTACGTGACAATGCTTCCTACTGGTTTTATGATAGGTCCGGACGGTCTGGGCAATGGAAGTGATGGGGCCGGCTCATTGGTAACTTTATCCATCCAGATTTTGGTTGATTCTAATCCCAATATTGTGGTTGAACAGCCATCTGTGGACACTCTTACTAATTTGCTCAACAATACCGGGTATAGTCTCATGATTGCCTTAATGAACCAGTAA